The following coding sequences lie in one Pontibacter sp. G13 genomic window:
- the rny gene encoding ribonuclease Y, with the protein MDIGNIALGVGIGLLLGVVITYMINRWILSNANKRMEEAAKIKAESIVQQAELKGENIKQDRIAKANEKYQQLKNKFEKDAKRQKEKLDQVKNQLRQRETNLKEREEKSKKEHQRVKTLQGQIDAMKENLGKQLEIISKKQEELEQLRAKQVKDLEKIAGLSAEEAKASMVEALKQEAQTEASAYIKEIMEESKMTASKQAKKVVIETIQRTAAEHAIENTVTVFPLENDEIKGRIIGREGRNIRALEMATGIEIIVDDTPEAIILSGFDPVRREIARLSLHKLVTDGRIHPARIEEVVKKTTKQVEEEIIETGERTVIDLNIHGLHPELIKMVGRMKYRSSYGQNLLKHSREVTNLCAVMAAELGLDIKKAKRAGLLHDIGKVAEEHSDLPHALLGMEMAKKFGEHADVCNAIGAHHDEIEMTCLISPIVQACDAISGSRPGARREIVESYIKRLKELEELALSYPGVMKTYAIQAGRELRVIVESEKVSDEKAEDLAFEISQKIMKDMQYPGHIKVTVIREKRAIAYAK; encoded by the coding sequence ATGGATATAGGGAACATCGCGTTGGGAGTTGGAATAGGACTCCTGTTAGGTGTGGTAATAACATACATGATCAACCGTTGGATTCTTTCTAATGCCAACAAGCGGATGGAAGAAGCCGCAAAGATCAAGGCGGAAAGTATCGTTCAACAAGCTGAGTTGAAAGGCGAAAACATCAAACAAGATCGGATCGCCAAGGCCAACGAGAAATACCAGCAGCTGAAAAACAAGTTTGAAAAGGACGCCAAGCGTCAGAAAGAAAAGCTTGATCAGGTAAAGAATCAACTACGCCAACGCGAAACCAACCTCAAAGAGCGCGAGGAAAAATCCAAAAAGGAACATCAGCGTGTCAAGACCCTGCAAGGTCAAATTGATGCGATGAAGGAAAACCTCGGCAAGCAGCTCGAAATTATCAGCAAAAAGCAAGAAGAACTCGAGCAACTCCGAGCCAAGCAGGTGAAGGATCTCGAGAAAATTGCGGGTCTCTCTGCTGAGGAAGCCAAAGCTAGCATGGTCGAAGCCCTGAAGCAGGAAGCCCAGACCGAAGCATCTGCTTACATCAAGGAGATCATGGAAGAGTCCAAAATGACTGCTTCCAAGCAAGCCAAAAAGGTGGTGATCGAGACCATTCAACGGACTGCCGCTGAGCATGCGATTGAAAATACCGTCACCGTCTTCCCGCTCGAAAATGACGAAATCAAAGGTCGTATTATCGGTCGTGAAGGTCGTAACATCCGGGCGCTTGAGATGGCTACAGGAATCGAAATCATCGTTGATGATACTCCTGAGGCAATTATCTTGTCTGGATTTGATCCAGTACGCCGTGAGATTGCACGTCTCTCCTTGCACAAATTGGTGACCGATGGTCGTATTCACCCCGCTCGTATCGAGGAGGTCGTGAAGAAAACCACCAAACAGGTCGAAGAAGAAATCATCGAAACCGGAGAGCGTACCGTGATTGACCTGAATATCCACGGACTCCATCCTGAGTTGATCAAAATGGTCGGCCGGATGAAATACCGCTCCTCCTATGGTCAGAACTTGCTCAAGCACTCTCGCGAGGTGACCAACCTCTGTGCTGTGATGGCAGCTGAGTTGGGCTTAGATATCAAAAAGGCCAAGCGAGCTGGTTTGCTTCACGATATCGGGAAAGTAGCCGAAGAACACTCCGATCTCCCTCACGCATTGTTGGGAATGGAGATGGCCAAGAAATTTGGTGAGCATGCAGATGTTTGCAACGCGATCGGTGCCCACCACGACGAAATCGAAATGACTTGCCTGATTTCTCCAATCGTACAGGCTTGTGATGCGATTTCTGGATCTCGCCCAGGAGCACGTCGTGAGATTGTCGAATCCTACATCAAACGCTTGAAAGAGCTGGAGGAATTGGCACTGTCCTACCCCGGCGTCATGAAGACCTATGCGATTCAGGCTGGTCGTGAATTGCGCGTGATTGTGGAAAGTGAGAAAGTATCTGATGAGAAGGCCGAGGACTTGGCATTCGAAATCTCCCAGAAGATCATGAAGGATATGCAATATCCTGGACATATCAAGGTGACCGTGATCCGCGAGAAGCGCGCGATTGCCTACGCCAAATAG
- a CDS encoding cell division protein ZapA, with amino-acid sequence MDKVVIQIRVLDRQFTTKVDQEEAVYVQKAAQIIDQKLREFQAQYRNQSELDLALGCCIEILTDTLKEQDLQSRQVQSALSEVATLDRKLDQILDTQDKPVRNP; translated from the coding sequence TTGGATAAGGTAGTCATCCAGATTCGCGTGCTAGATCGCCAGTTTACGACCAAAGTGGATCAAGAGGAGGCAGTGTATGTACAAAAAGCTGCTCAAATCATAGATCAAAAACTCAGGGAGTTTCAAGCTCAATATAGAAATCAATCAGAGTTGGACCTCGCGTTAGGTTGCTGCATAGAAATATTGACCGACACACTCAAGGAGCAAGATCTCCAAAGTCGGCAAGTCCAATCAGCCCTTTCGGAGGTGGCCACCTTGGACCGGAAACTGGATCAAATTCTGGATACACAGGACAAACCTGTACGCAATCCTTAA
- the pheT gene encoding phenylalanine--tRNA ligase subunit beta: MKISYNWLKSYIDFDLSPRELADILTMLGLEIGKIEEVGAAPALDGVVVGLVESAVQHPNADRLRVCQVNIGEAESVQIVCGAPNVAAGQKVPVATIGTILTPFGKTEEESFKIKKGKIRGEASFGMICAEDELGLGEGHDGIMVLEESLVPGTPFVETMEWDTDHVLEVELTPNRIDGASHYGTARDLGAYLRKPAHLPEMSVSVESLATGPANAIPVKIDNTERCRRYTSILIEGVTVQESPEWMQKALRKIGLRPINNIVDITNFVLHELGHPMHAFDADKISGGAVHVRTFAEDFKFTTLDEVEREMKADVDLMICDAEKPLCIAGVMGGMNSGVTESTTRVFLESAYFDAGSVRKTSKRLGLSTDSSFRFERGADPHMTVNAALRATDLILQIAGGTASQVADQQIGEFLPFEVDLSLEKTNRLIGEDIGKDTILEILHALEIQTEESGDTLKLKVPPYRVDVQRDVDVIEDILRVYGYNSVAIPEKINATLTFTQYKDEFRFREHIANHLSATGFYEIMNNSLEARELGDDSAVEIVNPLSEDLGILRQKMIYGALETVRYNQNRQNENLALYEFGHVYKNKAGEYAQKSQLAVTVSGGVHDFHWESKSPKSSLATLTTVIERLQKWVGFEGKVREAEHEDFEYALEMVVDGRVLLTYGRVNQELMEKYDLRNEVFHMIVDWAALVDIYFAVDVKYKPVPQYPSIRRDISMLIDRPTSFAEIKDAVLKANPKLIRTVDLHDIYMGKGIPEGKKSYLVSVEMRDDNKTLADKAAEKIMQRAFQLLENQLGAEIRK; encoded by the coding sequence ATGAAAATTTCCTATAACTGGCTGAAATCCTATATCGATTTTGACCTTTCCCCCCGCGAACTGGCCGACATCCTGACCATGTTGGGCCTGGAAATTGGTAAGATTGAAGAAGTGGGAGCTGCTCCTGCTTTGGATGGGGTCGTAGTCGGTTTGGTCGAATCAGCTGTTCAGCATCCTAATGCAGACAGACTTCGGGTGTGCCAAGTAAATATTGGTGAAGCCGAATCCGTCCAGATCGTTTGTGGTGCCCCGAATGTGGCTGCCGGACAAAAAGTCCCTGTAGCGACCATCGGCACGATTCTTACGCCATTTGGGAAAACCGAGGAGGAGTCTTTCAAAATCAAGAAAGGCAAAATCCGAGGAGAAGCTTCCTTTGGGATGATCTGCGCTGAAGATGAGCTGGGATTGGGAGAAGGCCATGATGGAATCATGGTACTCGAAGAATCTCTCGTACCGGGAACTCCTTTCGTGGAAACCATGGAATGGGACACCGATCACGTTTTGGAAGTAGAGCTTACGCCAAACCGAATCGATGGAGCTTCCCACTATGGAACAGCGAGAGATTTGGGCGCTTACCTGAGAAAGCCTGCTCATTTGCCTGAAATGTCTGTGAGTGTCGAATCGCTCGCAACTGGTCCTGCCAACGCGATTCCAGTCAAGATTGACAACACGGAAAGGTGCCGTCGATATACCTCCATTCTGATTGAAGGAGTAACCGTCCAGGAAAGCCCCGAATGGATGCAAAAGGCCCTTCGGAAAATTGGCCTTCGTCCGATCAACAATATTGTAGACATCACCAACTTTGTCCTGCACGAACTCGGGCATCCGATGCACGCGTTTGATGCCGACAAAATCAGCGGAGGAGCGGTACATGTCCGCACATTCGCAGAAGACTTCAAATTCACCACACTGGATGAAGTGGAGCGCGAAATGAAGGCTGATGTGGATCTCATGATCTGCGATGCCGAGAAGCCTCTTTGCATTGCTGGGGTGATGGGAGGTATGAACTCAGGCGTGACCGAAAGCACCACCCGAGTTTTCTTGGAATCTGCTTACTTCGATGCAGGCTCAGTTCGGAAAACGTCCAAGCGACTTGGCTTAAGTACGGATTCTTCTTTCCGTTTTGAGCGCGGAGCTGATCCACACATGACCGTGAATGCGGCTTTGCGAGCGACGGATTTGATCCTTCAAATCGCTGGAGGTACTGCTTCACAGGTTGCGGATCAGCAAATCGGCGAGTTCCTTCCATTCGAAGTGGACCTTTCACTGGAAAAAACGAATCGTCTGATCGGTGAGGATATTGGGAAGGATACGATTTTAGAGATCCTACATGCCCTTGAGATTCAAACTGAAGAGTCTGGCGATACGCTGAAGCTCAAAGTTCCCCCATACCGTGTGGATGTACAGCGTGATGTTGATGTCATCGAGGATATTCTTCGCGTCTATGGATACAACAGCGTGGCGATTCCGGAGAAAATCAATGCTACCCTCACGTTCACTCAATACAAAGATGAGTTCCGTTTCAGAGAGCATATCGCCAATCATTTGAGCGCTACCGGCTTCTATGAAATCATGAACAACTCTTTAGAGGCGCGTGAGCTTGGAGATGATTCTGCGGTAGAAATTGTCAATCCTTTGAGTGAGGATCTTGGAATCCTTCGTCAGAAGATGATTTATGGTGCATTGGAGACCGTTCGCTACAACCAGAATCGTCAGAATGAGAACTTGGCGCTGTATGAATTCGGCCATGTGTACAAGAACAAAGCCGGAGAATATGCCCAGAAATCTCAGCTTGCGGTAACGGTTAGCGGTGGTGTGCATGATTTCCATTGGGAATCCAAATCTCCCAAATCCAGCTTGGCAACTTTGACGACCGTGATTGAGCGATTGCAGAAATGGGTCGGATTCGAAGGAAAAGTTCGCGAAGCCGAGCATGAAGATTTCGAGTACGCCTTGGAAATGGTTGTGGATGGGCGTGTCCTGTTGACCTATGGTCGTGTGAATCAGGAACTTATGGAGAAATACGACCTGAGAAATGAAGTCTTCCACATGATCGTGGATTGGGCTGCATTGGTCGATATCTATTTCGCAGTAGACGTGAAGTACAAGCCTGTACCTCAGTACCCATCTATCCGTCGTGACATTTCCATGTTGATCGATCGCCCGACCTCTTTTGCGGAGATCAAGGATGCCGTATTGAAGGCAAATCCTAAATTGATTCGGACGGTGGATCTCCACGATATCTACATGGGTAAAGGAATACCTGAGGGTAAAAAGAGTTACCTAGTATCTGTGGAAATGCGTGATGACAACAAGACGTTGGCGGATAAAGCGGCTGAAAAGATTATGCAACGTGCCTTTCAATTGCTTGAAAATCAGCTAGGAGCGGAGATTCGCAAATAA
- a CDS encoding D-Ala-D-Ala carboxypeptidase family metallohydrolase, whose product MKFLRKHWLKILGIFSIPTLLGLYFFTWIFDPVIGPIYDRLSGQQPVLNESEIDKALEQFQTISYSELLKTDYGHKYQLDDPKHRHRYEEQRFLVIRGMDRYKFLVGRNRVESFLAKDRIWRVQIPNMDHTQYLLIQRSLLKQVLTFYQRLDQANLPRYQYQITSGFRPPAYNQIVGGKPKSRHLAGDAVDLLIGDLNRDGHANSEDRDVAYQLLDQKVVRAMGGLGKYKSNTRIVHIDTRGYRARWHY is encoded by the coding sequence ATGAAATTCCTCCGAAAACATTGGCTTAAAATCCTTGGGATCTTTTCCATTCCTACATTGCTTGGACTATATTTTTTCACTTGGATTTTTGATCCAGTAATAGGACCGATTTACGACCGATTGTCTGGGCAGCAACCCGTGTTGAATGAATCGGAAATAGACAAAGCGCTGGAGCAATTCCAGACAATTTCTTATTCAGAATTGCTGAAAACCGATTATGGCCATAAGTACCAGTTGGATGATCCTAAGCATCGCCACAGGTATGAGGAGCAGAGATTTCTGGTGATTCGAGGGATGGATCGGTACAAATTCTTGGTCGGGAGAAATCGCGTAGAATCGTTCCTCGCTAAGGACCGAATTTGGAGGGTTCAGATTCCCAACATGGATCACACCCAATATCTACTGATCCAGCGATCGCTTTTAAAGCAAGTCCTGACTTTTTATCAGCGCCTAGACCAAGCCAACCTCCCACGGTATCAATACCAAATTACGTCTGGGTTCCGTCCACCAGCCTACAATCAAATAGTTGGTGGCAAGCCCAAAAGCAGGCATTTGGCTGGAGATGCAGTTGACTTGCTCATCGGGGATCTCAATAGGGATGGCCATGCAAATTCAGAGGATCGGGATGTTGCCTATCAGCTTTTGGACCAAAAGGTGGTCCGAGCCATGGGCGGATTAGGGAAATATAAAAGCAACACGCGTATCGTGCATATCGATACGCGTGGCTATCGTGCTCGCTGGCACTATTGA
- a CDS encoding 3-hydroxyanthranilate 3,4-dioxygenase translates to MPKFPVLDLKNWIDDHRHLLKPPVGNKVVYEETDDFIVMIVGGPNQRTDYHFNETEEFFYMIEGDMVLKIQEDGKPVDIPISEGEMFLLPAKVPHSPQRSAGSIGMVIERKRDNSHTDGLLWFCQNCNNKLYEEFFPLENIMTQMQGVFEKFYASEEARTCKKCGTVMPVPAKKG, encoded by the coding sequence ATGCCTAAATTTCCTGTACTAGATCTCAAAAACTGGATAGATGATCACCGCCACTTGCTCAAACCGCCGGTGGGGAATAAAGTGGTCTATGAGGAAACCGATGACTTCATCGTGATGATTGTTGGCGGGCCAAATCAACGGACCGATTACCACTTCAACGAAACGGAGGAATTCTTCTACATGATTGAAGGGGATATGGTCCTCAAAATTCAGGAGGACGGAAAACCTGTGGATATTCCTATTTCTGAAGGTGAGATGTTCTTGCTTCCAGCCAAGGTCCCCCACTCTCCTCAAAGATCGGCAGGATCTATTGGGATGGTAATTGAGCGTAAACGCGATAATTCACATACGGATGGATTGTTGTGGTTTTGTCAAAACTGCAACAACAAGCTCTATGAGGAATTTTTCCCGCTTGAAAATATCATGACGCAGATGCAGGGCGTATTTGAGAAATTCTATGCATCTGAAGAAGCGCGTACTTGCAAAAAGTGCGGAACCGTCATGCCAGTACCCGCCAAGAAAGGATAG
- a CDS encoding SRPBCC family protein, whose product MKTLTRILLAIVLVVVVIYGIMALVIPTEKTVSRTAELNAPIRVVFEQVNTMSNWEKWSPWHQIDPNMKIEYANIPSGPGAAYSWESEDPNVGHGSLKIDESIPNESIHTTLHFEGQSSDGHGTWKFVEKGPDRTEVTWAMAMTFTKKPSDLMFAAMADMILGGTFEDGLENLEEVSQEAAEKQEIQEAAEVLEEDHEMMEEAEE is encoded by the coding sequence ATGAAAACTCTCACACGCATACTCTTGGCTATCGTCTTGGTCGTAGTCGTGATTTATGGAATCATGGCCTTAGTGATTCCCACTGAGAAAACTGTCAGTCGTACTGCCGAACTGAACGCGCCCATTCGGGTGGTATTCGAGCAAGTCAATACCATGTCCAATTGGGAAAAATGGTCCCCTTGGCACCAGATCGATCCCAATATGAAGATTGAATACGCCAACATCCCTAGTGGCCCGGGTGCGGCCTACAGTTGGGAGTCTGAAGATCCCAATGTTGGACACGGGAGTCTGAAGATTGATGAGAGTATTCCCAATGAATCCATCCACACTACCCTACATTTTGAAGGGCAATCGAGCGATGGACACGGAACCTGGAAATTTGTGGAAAAAGGCCCGGATCGTACAGAAGTTACTTGGGCGATGGCGATGACCTTCACCAAAAAACCTTCAGACCTGATGTTTGCCGCGATGGCCGATATGATCTTGGGGGGTACCTTTGAAGATGGGCTTGAAAATCTGGAAGAGGTGTCTCAGGAAGCCGCTGAAAAACAGGAAATCCAAGAGGCCGCTGAAGTATTGGAGGAAGATCACGAAATGATGGAAGAGGCTGAGGAGTAA
- a CDS encoding ParA family protein: protein MSVISIANHKGGVGKTTTTVNLAAGMARAGHKVLVIDMDPQANASFAMGLKKQDQTIFHVLAYQDDVRKMVKRVGDIDIVPSSVHLAGFEKNNEVGKEFILHESLDSIRPEYDFILIDCPPSLGALTVSALTASDLVLIALQPESLALQGMADFIRILRTVKTRMNRELELLGIVITQFDNRKVLHRDVMELAVERYEDAVFNTKIRGNIALAESQSLGKNIFQYDANCNGATDYMELTHEVVERLKAEVPA, encoded by the coding sequence ATGAGTGTCATTTCGATTGCAAATCACAAGGGTGGGGTTGGTAAAACCACTACTACAGTAAACTTAGCTGCTGGTATGGCTAGGGCTGGTCACAAGGTCTTGGTTATCGACATGGATCCGCAAGCCAATGCATCATTTGCCATGGGCCTGAAAAAGCAGGATCAGACCATTTTTCATGTACTGGCTTACCAGGATGATGTCCGCAAAATGGTCAAACGAGTAGGGGACATTGATATCGTTCCTTCTTCGGTACATTTGGCAGGATTTGAGAAAAACAATGAAGTCGGGAAGGAATTTATCCTTCATGAAAGCTTGGATTCCATTCGGCCGGAATATGACTTCATCCTGATCGACTGTCCGCCATCTTTGGGCGCGTTGACGGTTTCAGCCTTGACTGCGAGTGACTTGGTGTTGATTGCGCTTCAGCCCGAGTCATTGGCCCTTCAGGGAATGGCCGATTTTATCCGGATTCTTCGTACCGTGAAGACCCGTATGAATCGTGAACTAGAGCTGTTGGGAATCGTCATTACGCAATTTGACAATCGCAAGGTGCTTCACAGAGATGTGATGGAACTGGCTGTGGAGCGATATGAGGATGCTGTATTTAATACCAAAATTCGCGGAAATATCGCCCTGGCTGAATCTCAGAGCCTCGGAAAGAATATTTTCCAGTATGATGCCAACTGCAATGGTGCGACCGATTACATGGAGTTGACCCACGAGGTCGTCGAGCGCTTGAAGGCAGAGGTACCGGCTTGA
- a CDS encoding TPR end-of-group domain-containing protein, whose protein sequence is MPLRTLLIPFAKPAQKVTEHWLARKKWLRFHISPQQGIRLWPKQQLDQLIDAQYEVGHQLDGTLRQGFTGLYHQQAQIHHALLDQTDTLNESLKGIAVELRTSREEMGKQLSELTEKTEQVGDLIVETGAQLEAGMAGLGAQMDMGFSGLMSQFELQRAEMQEGLEKIANLLSNQEKTRARERFQDGKLAYDQYAQHPDEPQFLMDAAHYLQESVSMYRGNPFAQMLLGFVYQEPTDLFDLGKSTEHCLLAATYAKGIQQPKLAARAYFQAAWNQYLLGDLEEAIRLGELCLSMDALGIPECYYNLAKFHGSLGQAEQAITYLDAAVQDFDAAYTIKADLDSDFEPIKETLHEYFEKIRNQAAATWDQQMKRLGIG, encoded by the coding sequence ATGCCTTTACGAACCCTCCTCATCCCATTTGCCAAACCCGCACAAAAGGTCACCGAACATTGGCTCGCTCGGAAAAAATGGCTCAGATTCCATATTTCCCCGCAGCAAGGAATCAGGCTTTGGCCCAAGCAGCAATTGGATCAACTCATCGACGCTCAGTATGAAGTCGGGCATCAATTGGACGGTACCCTTCGCCAAGGATTTACAGGGCTTTATCACCAACAAGCTCAAATCCATCATGCTTTACTGGACCAAACCGACACCCTAAACGAGTCCCTCAAAGGGATTGCCGTCGAATTGAGGACGAGTCGTGAAGAAATGGGTAAACAACTCTCGGAGCTAACTGAAAAAACCGAGCAGGTAGGGGATCTCATCGTGGAAACTGGCGCTCAACTTGAAGCGGGCATGGCAGGTCTGGGGGCGCAGATGGATATGGGGTTTTCAGGGCTAATGTCTCAATTCGAGCTTCAACGTGCGGAAATGCAGGAAGGGCTGGAAAAGATTGCCAACCTACTCAGCAATCAAGAGAAGACAAGGGCTAGGGAACGATTTCAGGACGGGAAACTGGCCTATGATCAATATGCACAGCATCCAGATGAGCCTCAATTCCTGATGGATGCTGCCCACTATCTCCAGGAGAGCGTCTCCATGTACAGAGGCAATCCTTTTGCGCAAATGCTATTGGGATTTGTCTATCAAGAACCTACAGATCTGTTTGATCTAGGCAAAAGCACAGAACATTGCTTGCTGGCAGCAACCTATGCCAAGGGAATTCAGCAACCCAAGCTTGCCGCACGAGCCTACTTTCAGGCGGCTTGGAACCAATACCTGCTCGGGGATTTGGAGGAAGCCATCCGATTGGGTGAATTGTGCCTCTCTATGGATGCATTAGGCATTCCGGAATGCTACTACAACCTCGCTAAATTTCATGGAAGTCTCGGACAAGCAGAGCAAGCAATTACCTATCTGGATGCAGCCGTCCAAGATTTCGATGCAGCCTATACGATCAAAGCCGATTTGGATAGTGATTTCGAACCAATCAAGGAGACCCTTCACGAATATTTCGAAAAAATCAGAAATCAAGCTGCCGCCACTTGGGATCAGCAGATGAAACGATTGGGGATTGGCTAG
- a CDS encoding cyclic nucleotide-binding domain-containing protein produces MDQTSMKEALKHSNLFSGLDDQALEIVARKTKVRQFFPGDIIVWQGQPSTALFLIVNGIVAVKRMTHDREDVLAYLMAGNTFGEVGILENQARSASVVALSEVDALAIRRDDFLDLLHQYPVVAIELARILGRYLVQSNRRLSSANDNQRMVLILENTTNDGGTSFGTLLAEEMAKADPKPTAYLEYPNPFRVLKGFQLPKGTQVYHHGGGFDILFHQGDSYLPETTRATLLMDKIKDAYSQIVIKVQGDPDASVIPFVEQACQIILLTDPSKEGIQGAERMQKFLKGKIRPEETGVITVVNHHRSDFEPVGDGFAPDFEIPYLADYPVFKLPFRDHEEVADPIRKVLIQCVERMERTNSLGIFIPTTTDVDQEMDTTVHMDQTMSFMAERFGGATCKVASGVWHSEKLGLVGEVIYIVHSYITRSDLNRHLDEVVDYIKHLKRELNQEAMALEVNHKLTLI; encoded by the coding sequence ATGGACCAAACCAGTATGAAGGAGGCTTTAAAACATTCCAATCTCTTCTCGGGATTGGATGATCAAGCCTTGGAAATTGTCGCTCGGAAAACCAAAGTTCGCCAATTCTTCCCTGGCGATATCATCGTATGGCAAGGCCAGCCTAGTACTGCGCTATTTCTGATTGTGAATGGGATCGTCGCTGTCAAGCGCATGACTCATGACCGAGAGGATGTCTTGGCGTATTTGATGGCGGGGAATACCTTTGGAGAAGTGGGTATCCTCGAAAATCAAGCTCGCTCTGCCAGTGTGGTTGCACTCAGTGAGGTCGATGCCCTAGCGATTCGCCGAGATGATTTCCTCGATCTCCTTCATCAATATCCCGTGGTAGCCATTGAACTCGCACGAATTCTCGGCCGGTATCTGGTACAATCCAATCGGAGACTGAGTAGTGCCAATGACAACCAGCGGATGGTCCTCATCTTGGAAAATACCACCAATGATGGCGGGACGAGTTTTGGTACGCTTCTCGCCGAGGAAATGGCCAAAGCTGATCCCAAACCGACGGCCTACCTTGAATACCCCAATCCTTTCCGAGTCCTCAAGGGATTCCAATTGCCCAAAGGAACCCAAGTCTACCATCACGGTGGAGGATTTGATATCCTATTCCATCAAGGAGATTCCTACCTGCCGGAGACTACCCGGGCGACGCTTTTGATGGACAAAATCAAGGATGCCTATTCCCAGATTGTCATCAAAGTTCAGGGAGATCCCGATGCCTCTGTCATTCCATTTGTGGAGCAAGCCTGCCAGATCATTCTGCTAACTGATCCTTCCAAAGAGGGAATTCAAGGAGCAGAACGCATGCAGAAATTTCTCAAAGGAAAAATTCGTCCGGAAGAGACTGGGGTGATTACGGTGGTGAACCATCATCGATCTGACTTTGAGCCTGTAGGAGATGGCTTTGCGCCTGATTTTGAGATCCCTTACCTCGCGGATTATCCTGTTTTCAAACTTCCGTTTCGAGATCACGAAGAAGTGGCCGACCCTATCAGGAAGGTCTTGATCCAATGTGTCGAGCGGATGGAGCGTACCAATAGTTTGGGAATTTTCATTCCTACGACCACCGATGTCGATCAGGAAATGGACACGACTGTTCACATGGACCAAACGATGAGCTTCATGGCCGAACGATTTGGCGGGGCTACCTGCAAAGTTGCCAGCGGCGTTTGGCACAGTGAGAAACTGGGATTGGTGGGCGAAGTCATTTACATCGTTCACTCTTACATCACGCGTTCAGACCTGAATCGCCATCTCGACGAAGTGGTGGACTATATCAAGCATCTGAAGCGAGAGTTGAATCAAGAGGCGATGGCACTGGAGGTGAATCACAAGCTGACGTTGATCTAG